In a single window of the Streptomyces sp. NBC_00353 genome:
- a CDS encoding type A2 lantipeptide, which yields MNHTPQVETLEISDNDLDNVSGGLVGGLLGNVTGTVDAVAPVSGVVGSVTGLATSTTGVNTGAVSGLATGLIAGL from the coding sequence ATGAACCACACCCCCCAGGTCGAGACCCTCGAGATTTCCGACAACGACCTCGACAACGTGTCCGGCGGCCTCGTCGGCGGCCTGCTCGGCAACGTCACGGGCACCGTCGACGCCGTGGCCCCGGTCTCCGGCGTCGTGGGCTCGGTCACCGGCCTCGCCACCTCGACCACCGGCGTGAACACCGGTGCCGTCAGCGGCCTGGCCACCGGTCTCATCGCCGGTCTCTGA
- a CDS encoding APC family permease, which produces MTDMLSQPVTSGAAPAAIDPGGQDGPRALKRSIGVVGGTLLTLSCVTPASTLFVVVPDLFGDLGTATALTIAIGSLLCIAVAFCYSELGTLIPSAGGEYAMVTTLTGRLAGWLVFVLSLLVVMIVPPVIAMGTADYLAPLVHVPAEAAGAGVMVLATLAGLLDLRANAWITGVFLVLEVIAAAVVAVLGFAHTERGAGSLVHGVVASDGGTSRPVTAMLVVSGLAIALFITQGFSTAVYLSEELEDPRRNVARTVLATLAISTAVILVPVVAITMGAPDLAALTSGDIGRMVTTWSNSAVGTFVSLCVALAIINAGIVMVIQNSRVLFASARDKAWPEPVNNALARLGRFGSPWVATLVVGVPGAALCFVNLDTLYGVTGVSVTGMYLLVAVAALAARRASHKDLPAWRMPLWPAMPVALIAVLVYILSQQEAQYLLWTGGITAAATLYWAFYLRPRKDTRWLVTLPEDALPENNRL; this is translated from the coding sequence ATGACCGACATGCTCAGCCAGCCCGTCACCTCCGGCGCCGCACCGGCGGCAATCGATCCCGGCGGCCAGGACGGCCCGCGCGCCCTCAAGCGTTCCATCGGCGTCGTCGGCGGAACCCTGCTCACCCTGTCCTGCGTGACGCCCGCCTCCACGCTCTTCGTGGTCGTGCCCGACCTGTTCGGCGACCTCGGGACCGCCACCGCCCTCACCATCGCGATCGGCTCGCTGCTCTGCATCGCCGTGGCGTTCTGCTACTCGGAGCTGGGCACGCTGATTCCCAGCGCGGGCGGCGAGTACGCCATGGTCACCACCCTGACCGGCCGGCTCGCCGGCTGGCTGGTGTTCGTGCTGTCGCTGCTGGTCGTGATGATCGTGCCGCCGGTGATCGCCATGGGTACGGCGGACTACCTCGCTCCACTGGTCCATGTACCGGCGGAGGCCGCCGGCGCCGGGGTGATGGTGCTCGCCACCCTGGCCGGTCTGCTGGACCTGCGTGCCAACGCCTGGATAACCGGCGTCTTCCTGGTGCTCGAAGTGATCGCGGCTGCCGTGGTGGCGGTGCTCGGCTTCGCCCACACCGAGCGCGGCGCCGGCAGCCTGGTGCACGGTGTGGTCGCGAGCGACGGCGGGACGTCCCGCCCGGTCACCGCGATGCTGGTGGTCTCGGGTCTCGCCATCGCGCTCTTCATCACCCAGGGCTTCTCCACCGCCGTCTATCTCTCCGAGGAGCTGGAGGACCCGCGGCGCAACGTCGCCCGTACCGTCCTCGCCACCCTCGCCATTTCGACCGCCGTCATCCTCGTCCCGGTGGTGGCGATCACCATGGGTGCGCCCGACCTCGCGGCGCTCACCTCCGGCGACATCGGCCGGATGGTCACCACGTGGAGCAACTCGGCGGTCGGTACGTTCGTCAGCCTGTGCGTCGCACTCGCGATCATCAACGCGGGCATCGTCATGGTCATCCAGAACTCCCGGGTGCTGTTCGCGTCGGCCCGCGACAAGGCGTGGCCCGAGCCGGTCAACAACGCTCTCGCCCGCCTCGGCCGCTTCGGTTCGCCGTGGGTCGCCACTCTGGTGGTGGGGGTCCCGGGCGCGGCGCTGTGCTTCGTCAACCTCGACACCCTGTACGGCGTGACCGGCGTCTCCGTGACCGGCATGTACCTGCTGGTCGCGGTCGCCGCGCTGGCAGCCCGCCGCGCGTCCCACAAGGACCTGCCCGCGTGGCGGATGCCGCTCTGGCCGGCGATGCCGGTGGCGCTGATCGCCGTACTCGTCTACATCCTCAGCCAGCAGGAGGCCCAGTACCTGCTGTGGACCGGCGGCATCACGGCGGCAGCCACCCTCTACTGGGCGTTCTACCTCCGCCCCCGCAAGGACACCCGCTGGCTGGTCACCCTCCCCGAGGACGCACTCCCCGAGAACAACCGCCTCTGA
- a CDS encoding HlyD family efflux transporter periplasmic adaptor subunit, with protein MQFRQQALSKLQSPEELDLPVRFARPQGRLALGITVLVMAAAGFWAVTGSVSSTLRAPGIFTHAQGSYILQSPVAGQVTAVLAKEGETLPADAPLLKVRTAQGDRLVRTIAAGRVTALTASIGAVVTTGADVASVERTRGADDPLMVMLYVPGESGPGIAVGASVDLTAQSVPAQKYGVLRGRVAAVGRTSQTPRQISGFLGDGQLGEQFSQHGRPVAVLVRLDRSSATESGYRWSSAQGPPYTIDSMTLATGAIHLADQRPIDWLLP; from the coding sequence GTGCAGTTCCGCCAACAGGCCCTTTCCAAGCTGCAGTCGCCGGAGGAACTCGACCTGCCGGTACGTTTCGCGCGCCCGCAGGGCCGGCTCGCCCTCGGCATCACCGTGCTCGTCATGGCCGCCGCGGGCTTCTGGGCGGTGACCGGATCCGTCTCCTCCACGCTCCGGGCGCCCGGCATCTTCACGCACGCACAGGGCAGTTACATCCTGCAGAGCCCGGTTGCCGGCCAAGTCACCGCCGTACTCGCCAAGGAAGGCGAGACCCTGCCCGCCGACGCACCGCTGCTCAAGGTGCGTACCGCACAGGGCGACCGGCTGGTCCGCACGATCGCCGCAGGACGGGTGACCGCCCTGACGGCCTCGATCGGAGCGGTGGTCACCACCGGTGCGGACGTAGCGAGTGTGGAGCGGACCCGTGGCGCCGACGATCCCCTGATGGTGATGCTCTATGTACCCGGCGAGAGCGGGCCGGGCATTGCCGTGGGCGCCTCCGTGGATCTCACCGCCCAGTCGGTGCCGGCCCAGAAGTACGGTGTGCTGCGCGGTCGTGTGGCCGCGGTCGGCAGGACTTCACAGACACCCCGGCAGATCAGCGGCTTTCTCGGCGACGGCCAGCTGGGCGAGCAGTTCTCGCAGCACGGCAGGCCGGTGGCGGTCCTGGTGCGGCTCGACCGGTCGTCCGCCACGGAGTCCGGCTACCGGTGGTCGTCGGCCCAGGGTCCTCCGTACACGATCGACTCCATGACCCTGGCCACCGGCGCAATCCACCTGGCCGACCAGCGTCCGATCGATTGGCTGCTCCCGTGA
- a CDS encoding Lrp/AsnC family transcriptional regulator, whose protein sequence is MAVDALDTRILRLLIEQPRTSVREYARILSIARGTLQARIDRLERNGVITGTGPVLSPAALGHPVLAFVHLEVTQGHLDEVGEALAAVPEIVEAFSTTGGGDLLTRVVARDNGHLEDVIQQLIQLPGVVRTRTEVALRERVPHRLLPLVESVGRAAAGPTG, encoded by the coding sequence ATGGCGGTGGACGCACTGGACACCCGTATCCTGCGGCTGCTCATCGAGCAACCGCGGACCAGCGTGCGTGAGTACGCGCGGATCCTCTCCATCGCCCGGGGCACCCTCCAGGCCCGGATCGACCGGCTGGAGCGCAACGGCGTGATCACCGGTACGGGTCCGGTCCTCTCCCCCGCCGCGCTCGGCCACCCGGTGCTCGCCTTCGTCCATCTGGAGGTCACCCAGGGGCATCTGGACGAGGTGGGCGAGGCCCTCGCCGCCGTCCCGGAGATCGTCGAGGCCTTCTCGACCACCGGCGGCGGGGACCTGCTGACCCGGGTGGTGGCCCGTGACAACGGGCACCTGGAGGATGTGATCCAGCAGTTGATCCAGCTGCCCGGTGTGGTGAGGACCCGTACCGAGGTCGCCCTGCGCGAGCGGGTGCCGCACCGGCTGCTGCCACTGGTCGAATCGGTGGGCCGGGCCGCGGCCGGCCCGACGGGCTGA